TCAGAGAACCCTAAAGAAATTTTAGGATGGGAAATGCTTTATGCAATAGCAATTGGGATTGCTCGTGGACTAGAATATTTGCACCATAGCTGTAACACACGTATTGTCCATTTTGACATCAAGCCTCAAAATATCCTTCTTGATCACGATTTTTGCCCCAAGATTGCTGATTTTGGTTTAGCTAAATTGTGTCGTACCAAGGAGAGCAAGCTTTCAGTGACTGGTGCTAGGGGAACAATTGGATTTATAGCTCCTGAAGTGCATTCACGAACATTTGGAGTGGCTTCGACAAAATCAGATGTTTATAGTTATGGAATGTTGTTGCTAGAGATGGTCGGGGGCAGGAAAAATGTAAAAGTAATGGTTGAAAAGTCAAGTCAGAAATATTTTCCAGATTGGATCTATGATCACTATGCTCAAAATGATGGGTTAGTAGCTTGTGAAGTTGCACAGGAAGATGAGGAAATTGCAAGAAAAATGATTTTGATTGGCCTGTGGTGCATACAGATATTACCTATGCATCGCCCTACAATAACCAAAGTTTTAGAAATGTTCGAAAGTGGCTCAGATGAATTGGAGATGCCATCGAAGCAAAACTTCAGTCAAGTGCTGTAAGATAATTTTTTACTACTCACTTATGTACCTGTCCGCCATTTTCATCTTGATACATTCAACtactttcctttttttctttttcagcgAAGACCTAGCTTACAATATGAATGCAGAAAGCACAAGTCCCAGCAGTACTACGACAATACAAGCTTATAGTGACACGCTAAAGGCCAAAGAGATAAGCCttacaaattaaaaaaataataatacgaCGCTTACCCACGCTTTGGTATATGGGCATCTACTGCAAAGTAAGCTATACCATCAATATTAGGCATTAATTTTTTCATAGCCTCACAACATATTCCTACAGTAGCCTGGTATGTGTACTTACATACAGGGATATTGTTTATAGAGGTAGGTGTACATGTATATTATAGATGTCTACGTAATAATGTataattctcaaaaaaaaatccatACCTGCAGTGCAGGAGTATCTGTGTACAGGGAGTCAAGAGTGCTCTCTGCATATGCGTGGCTTTCTGTGTTGATGGCACGTACCGAGCGCTTTGGTGGGCTAGGCCTGTTACCAATTGGGGCAACAACACCTTGGCCTGGCCCTAGGCATTCGGTCCGTTGTATGCGGTGGCCGGTGGAGGAGGCCAGCATTCCCCCGTGCGCGATAGATGGTTGTCCCGCCGTACTATTCCTCACGCACACTTCGCTACAAGAATTTTTGCAGGCACATAACATCAAAAGAGTGCAACTCTCTGCAGGTAGCCACTGCCGTGTGCGCAACAAAGTGCGCCAACTTATACCTTGTAATATTACCCTTAGAATCAGAACCTTCCTAG
This window of the Sorghum bicolor cultivar BTx623 unplaced genomic scaffold, Sorghum_bicolor_NCBIv3 super_2853, whole genome shotgun sequence genome carries:
- the LOC8155492 gene encoding LOW QUALITY PROTEIN: LEAF RUST 10 DISEASE-RESISTANCE LOCUS RECEPTOR-LIKE PROTEIN KINASE-like 2.1 (The sequence of the model RefSeq protein was modified relative to this genomic sequence to represent the inferred CDS: deleted 1 base in 1 codon), with product KRNIEVLISSHGSLAPKRYKYSEATKITSSINNNKLGEGGYGVVFKVKLNDGRLVAVKFLHDSKAKGEEFVNEVMSIGRTTHVNIVSLYGFCLEGSKQALIYEYMANGSLDKYIYSENPKEILGWEMLYAIAIGIARGLEYLHHSCNTRIVHFDIKPQNILLDHDFCPKIADFGLAKLCRTKESKLSVTGARGTIGFIAPEVHSRTFGVASTKSDVYSYGMLLLEMVGGRKNVKVMVEKSSQKYFPDWIYDHYAQNDGLVACEVAQEDEEIARKMILIGLWCIQILPMHRPTITKVLEMFESGSDELEMPSKQNFSQVLEDLAYNMNAESTSPSSTTTIQAYSDTLKAKEISLTN